In one Granulicella cerasi genomic region, the following are encoded:
- a CDS encoding AMP-dependent synthetase/ligase, whose product MLELNTVNDVFAKVAARGTDTVAMKQVSGGWEPISAKTMVGRVRAVMQTLERWGIQRGDRVALVSNNRWEWPVVDFAVLAHGAADVPLYQTLTPEQMGFILRDSGAKAIFLEGKEQYEKLTQAGELPALEHVAVFDEGSFANAESFSEVLKDATSLEEFDNSLRAKLLEAKPEDLATIVYTSGTTGDPKGVMLTHKNLASNLRYSTDGLYITENDSCISFLPLSHALARHLDYALYANHATLAYLPSFNDLAPAMKSVHPTIFLAVPRVFEKVRQGVEGKSTGLKKAIFGWALGVGAKHRDEVAAGKKPSGLLFSIADKLVYSKIREAFGGKVRFYVSGGAPLGKETTDWFLDVGIRVFEGYGLTETSPVVSRNTFDACRIGSVGEIIKNFEARTAADGEIEVRGDAVFAGYWQKEEATKKEFTEDGWFKTGDIGKIEENFLSITDRKKELMKTSGGKYIAPQPIESKLKVDALVGQVALIGDNRKFVAVIVSPNLQALKSWASKNGVQATEPEKLVTDPKVQKVYEAIVEKANGSLAHFETIKKVSVVPEEWTVESGELTPSMKLKRRVINEKYKDKIEEMYAD is encoded by the coding sequence ATGCTTGAACTCAACACTGTGAACGATGTCTTTGCGAAGGTTGCTGCCCGCGGTACGGATACCGTGGCGATGAAGCAGGTTTCCGGCGGATGGGAGCCTATTTCGGCGAAGACAATGGTGGGCCGCGTGCGCGCCGTGATGCAGACGCTCGAACGATGGGGTATTCAGCGCGGCGACCGCGTAGCGCTGGTCAGCAACAACCGTTGGGAATGGCCGGTGGTGGACTTTGCTGTGCTTGCGCACGGCGCGGCGGACGTGCCGCTGTATCAGACGCTGACGCCCGAGCAGATGGGCTTCATCCTGCGCGACTCCGGCGCCAAGGCGATCTTCCTCGAAGGCAAAGAGCAGTACGAAAAGCTGACGCAGGCGGGCGAGTTGCCCGCGCTGGAGCACGTAGCGGTCTTCGATGAAGGCTCCTTTGCGAATGCAGAGAGCTTTAGCGAAGTCCTCAAGGATGCAACTTCGCTCGAAGAGTTCGACAACTCGTTGCGGGCCAAGTTGCTCGAGGCGAAGCCCGAGGATCTGGCGACGATCGTCTACACCAGCGGTACGACCGGCGACCCCAAGGGCGTGATGCTGACGCATAAGAACCTCGCGTCGAACCTGCGCTACTCGACCGACGGCCTCTACATCACGGAGAACGACTCCTGCATTTCGTTCCTGCCGTTGAGCCACGCTTTGGCGCGCCATCTTGATTACGCGCTCTATGCGAACCACGCGACGCTGGCTTATCTGCCCAGCTTCAACGATCTTGCGCCGGCGATGAAGAGCGTACATCCGACCATCTTCCTCGCCGTGCCGCGCGTCTTCGAGAAGGTGCGCCAGGGCGTCGAAGGTAAGAGCACGGGACTCAAGAAGGCCATCTTTGGCTGGGCTCTCGGCGTGGGTGCGAAGCATCGCGACGAGGTCGCGGCCGGCAAGAAGCCGAGCGGCTTGCTCTTCTCGATCGCCGACAAGCTGGTGTACTCGAAGATTCGCGAAGCGTTTGGTGGTAAGGTGCGCTTCTATGTGTCGGGCGGCGCTCCACTGGGCAAGGAAACTACAGACTGGTTCCTCGACGTTGGCATTCGCGTCTTCGAGGGGTATGGTCTGACGGAGACCTCGCCGGTGGTTTCGCGCAACACTTTCGACGCGTGCCGCATTGGCTCCGTTGGCGAGATCATCAAGAACTTCGAGGCCCGCACCGCCGCCGATGGGGAGATCGAAGTGCGCGGCGACGCGGTCTTCGCGGGCTACTGGCAGAAGGAAGAGGCGACGAAGAAGGAGTTCACCGAGGACGGCTGGTTCAAGACCGGCGACATCGGCAAGATCGAAGAAAACTTCCTCTCGATCACGGATCGCAAGAAGGAGTTGATGAAGACTTCGGGCGGCAAGTACATCGCGCCGCAGCCGATCGAAAGCAAGCTCAAGGTAGACGCGCTCGTGGGGCAGGTGGCGCTCATCGGCGATAATCGTAAGTTTGTCGCGGTGATCGTTTCACCGAACCTGCAGGCGCTGAAATCCTGGGCATCGAAGAACGGCGTACAGGCGACGGAGCCGGAGAAGCTGGTCACAGACCCGAAGGTGCAGAAGGTCTACGAGGCCATCGTTGAGAAGGCCAACGGTTCGCTGGCACACTTTGAGACAATCAAGAAAGTTTCTGTCGTGCCCGAAGAGTGGACCGTGGAGTCAGGCGAATTGACGCCCAGCATGAAGCTCAAGCGGCGCGTAATCAACGAGAAGTACAAAGACAAGATCGAGGAGATGTATGCGGACTAA
- a CDS encoding ABC transporter permease: MRFELFIAARYLRARRRQRVVGLVTGLSVIGIAAGVASLIIALAITNGMRRDLQDRLVGATAHIQMMRSAGDGIRDWRPLLDRLQHVDHVTAIAPGLYGQVLISRGARSGGALIQGIIPANERTVGTLLSSMTKGSAAELEPQATTGTVIATPPLVLGHDLADTLGAQVGDTVLVTSPQGELTPLGLVPRYQKFTVVGIFTSGFYQYDNAYALMRLTDAQRLFSEPDLISVINIKLDDLYRAPQVARALEQSAGPGFQAITWMEQNRELFRALKLEQYVTFIVLALIVVIAALNILIALTMMVMEKTRDIAVMMSFGVSPAQVRRIFLWQGLLISAVGTVMGTVVGYIASIAGSHFRISLDASVYSIGYLPFAPRVVDAVIVGSVSLGISLLATLYPSRNAASILPAEALRYE, from the coding sequence GTGCGCTTCGAACTCTTCATCGCCGCTCGTTATCTCCGCGCCCGCCGCCGCCAGCGCGTGGTCGGCCTCGTCACGGGGCTGTCCGTCATTGGCATCGCCGCAGGTGTGGCCTCGCTGATCATCGCGCTTGCCATCACCAACGGCATGCGCCGCGACCTCCAGGACCGCCTCGTCGGCGCCACCGCGCACATCCAGATGATGCGCTCGGCCGGTGACGGCATTCGCGACTGGCGTCCGCTGCTCGATCGCCTCCAGCACGTCGACCACGTGACCGCGATCGCTCCCGGACTTTACGGCCAGGTCCTCATCAGCCGCGGCGCGCGCTCAGGCGGAGCACTCATCCAAGGCATCATTCCGGCGAACGAGCGCACCGTCGGGACGCTGCTTAGCTCGATGACAAAAGGCTCCGCCGCAGAGCTTGAACCGCAGGCGACCACCGGCACCGTGATCGCAACACCGCCGCTGGTGCTGGGCCACGACCTCGCCGATACGCTCGGTGCGCAGGTCGGCGACACCGTCCTCGTCACCAGCCCGCAAGGTGAGTTGACGCCGCTGGGCCTTGTGCCGCGCTACCAAAAGTTCACCGTCGTCGGCATTTTCACGTCGGGCTTCTACCAGTACGACAACGCCTACGCGCTCATGCGCCTCACCGACGCACAGCGACTCTTCTCCGAGCCAGACCTCATCAGCGTGATCAACATCAAGCTCGATGACCTCTACCGCGCGCCTCAGGTGGCCCGCGCGCTCGAGCAATCCGCCGGCCCGGGCTTCCAGGCCATTACGTGGATGGAGCAGAACCGCGAGCTCTTCCGCGCACTCAAGCTCGAACAGTACGTCACTTTCATCGTGCTCGCGCTCATCGTCGTGATCGCTGCGCTGAACATTCTCATCGCGCTGACGATGATGGTGATGGAGAAGACCCGCGACATCGCTGTGATGATGAGCTTCGGCGTGTCCCCTGCGCAGGTGCGCCGCATCTTCCTCTGGCAAGGGCTGCTCATCTCCGCGGTCGGCACGGTGATGGGCACAGTCGTCGGCTACATCGCCTCGATCGCCGGTTCACACTTCCGCATCTCACTCGACGCCAGTGTCTACTCGATCGGCTACCTGCCCTTCGCGCCGCGTGTCGTCGATGCGGTGATCGTGGGCAGCGTCTCGCTTGGCATTTCCCTGCTGGCTACGCTCTACCCCTCGCGCAACGCGGCAAGCATCCTGCCTGCCGAGGCTCTACGCTACGAGTAG
- a CDS encoding VWA domain-containing protein, which translates to MGLSRGLSAALLGLAMMGGVARAQEPADPQKKTPPPASDDSGPVQSNDGIVLQKKTDEQKQQQQPAAPAEAPTQNPNGQIFSMRVDVPIVSLDVNVLLDKTHQFVPGLKPENFLVLEDGVEQNVTSVRTSKAPITAVMLLEFASTSWPFLQDMRNTADSFFRTIQPDDYIAVETFDMRTHILTDFTNNKETVDEALNSLTIPGFRETNTFDALYETLDRLTRIEGRKYIILVGSGIDSMSKLTLDKMLAKVKATPNVTIFTISTGQLLLTLADARGQLGPMTRMSYLQADNQMRAISEMTGGLAFKPIFQGELPDIMSQINESIRNQYVLTYRPTNTKNDGSYRKVKVLLVDKEGRPLKMQDEKGRQLKYSVVARDGYKAKLPVE; encoded by the coding sequence ATGGGTTTGTCGCGAGGGCTTTCGGCAGCGCTTCTGGGTTTGGCGATGATGGGCGGAGTGGCGCGTGCGCAGGAGCCTGCGGATCCGCAGAAGAAGACTCCGCCACCCGCCAGCGATGACTCCGGCCCGGTGCAGAGCAACGACGGCATCGTTCTGCAGAAGAAGACCGACGAGCAGAAGCAGCAGCAACAGCCTGCTGCGCCCGCCGAGGCTCCGACGCAGAACCCGAACGGGCAGATTTTTTCGATGCGTGTCGATGTGCCGATCGTGAGCCTCGACGTGAACGTGCTGCTCGATAAGACCCACCAGTTTGTCCCGGGCCTGAAGCCCGAGAACTTCCTCGTGCTCGAAGACGGCGTGGAGCAGAATGTCACTTCGGTGCGCACGTCGAAGGCCCCGATCACGGCGGTAATGCTGCTGGAGTTCGCCTCGACCTCCTGGCCGTTCTTGCAGGACATGCGCAACACGGCCGACAGCTTCTTCCGCACCATCCAGCCGGATGACTACATCGCGGTAGAAACCTTCGATATGCGCACGCATATCCTGACGGACTTCACGAACAACAAAGAGACCGTGGATGAGGCGCTGAACAGCCTGACGATTCCGGGGTTTCGCGAGACGAACACCTTCGACGCGCTCTATGAAACGCTCGATCGCCTCACGCGCATCGAGGGTCGCAAATACATCATCCTCGTAGGTTCGGGCATCGATTCGATGTCGAAGCTGACGCTGGACAAGATGCTGGCGAAGGTGAAAGCGACGCCGAATGTGACGATCTTTACGATCAGCACTGGGCAGTTGCTGTTAACACTCGCGGATGCGCGCGGGCAGCTTGGACCGATGACGCGCATGTCGTACCTGCAGGCCGACAACCAGATGCGCGCAATCTCGGAGATGACCGGCGGTCTGGCATTCAAGCCGATCTTCCAGGGCGAGCTGCCCGACATCATGTCACAGATCAATGAGTCGATCCGGAATCAGTATGTGCTGACCTATCGACCGACAAACACGAAGAACGACGGCAGCTATCGCAAGGTGAAGGTCCTGCTGGTGGACAAGGAAGGGCGTCCGTTGAAGATGCAGGACGAGAAGGGCCGACAGTTGAAGTACTCCGTCGTGGCGCGCGATGGTTATAAGGCGAAGCTGCCCGTGGAGTAG
- a CDS encoding ABC transporter ATP-binding protein, with protein MPPLLQAEGLTQRFASPGANTAALELFRQLSLTVEEGEMVSVVGESGAGKSSLLHLLAALEKPSEGSILIGGRDITQLSAAASSAFRNTEIGYVWQFHYLLPEFSALENIALPLLARGVAQKEATSRAKEWLARVGLADRAAHRSGELSGGEQQRISIARALVTEPKLLLADEPTGDLDNTTAESVFTLLQELHRERRLTSVLVTHNLDFAARCDRSLRLVRGQLVAAG; from the coding sequence ATGCCACCGCTACTCCAAGCCGAAGGCCTGACGCAACGCTTTGCCTCTCCCGGCGCGAACACCGCCGCGCTCGAACTCTTTCGCCAGCTTTCGCTGACGGTGGAGGAAGGCGAAATGGTCTCAGTCGTCGGTGAATCGGGCGCCGGCAAGAGTTCCCTGCTGCACCTGCTCGCCGCGCTCGAAAAGCCCAGCGAAGGCAGCATCCTCATCGGCGGCCGTGATATCACGCAGCTATCGGCGGCCGCGTCTTCTGCGTTTCGCAACACAGAGATCGGCTACGTCTGGCAGTTTCACTATCTGCTGCCGGAGTTTTCCGCGCTCGAAAACATTGCACTCCCGCTGCTCGCACGTGGTGTCGCCCAGAAAGAAGCCACTAGCCGCGCCAAAGAATGGCTCGCACGCGTCGGCCTCGCAGACCGTGCGGCACACCGCTCCGGAGAACTCTCCGGCGGCGAGCAACAACGCATCTCCATCGCCCGCGCGCTTGTCACCGAACCCAAGCTGCTGCTCGCCGATGAGCCCACCGGCGACCTCGACAACACTACCGCTGAGAGCGTCTTCACTCTGCTCCAGGAGCTTCACCGAGAGCGCCGCCTGACCAGCGTCCTGGTGACGCATAACCTCGACTTTGCCGCGCGCTGCGATCGCTCACTGCGTCTCGTACGCGGCCAACTCGTGGCGGCGGGCTAG
- a CDS encoding helix-turn-helix domain-containing protein: protein MTANTLGQVAVREVMDIRQAAEYLGISSDTLYRYASEGFVPAFKLGNRWRFRKSLLDSWMDEKSGVTPSVALEDAVDATQKKPMGRAR, encoded by the coding sequence ATGACTGCTAACACGCTGGGACAGGTTGCGGTTCGTGAAGTCATGGATATCCGCCAGGCCGCGGAGTATCTCGGCATCAGCAGCGACACGCTGTATCGCTATGCCAGTGAAGGATTTGTGCCTGCGTTCAAGCTCGGCAACCGTTGGCGTTTCCGCAAGAGCCTGCTCGATTCGTGGATGGATGAGAAGAGCGGCGTAACGCCTTCGGTCGCCTTGGAAGATGCGGTGGATGCCACGCAGAAGAAGCCGATGGGCAGAGCGCGTTAA
- a CDS encoding (2Fe-2S) ferredoxin domain-containing protein produces the protein MPNYDHHVFICTNERGPDASRPSCGHEKSKAFKGLLKDAAKKAGLKGRVRVQETGCLDQCEHAPVVVVYPEAVWYGFVGKKDLVEIVEQHLVGGKPVERLRLPESCINNEHCPHREKK, from the coding sequence ATGCCGAATTACGACCATCACGTATTCATTTGCACGAACGAACGCGGTCCGGATGCCTCGCGCCCGAGCTGCGGGCATGAGAAGAGCAAGGCTTTCAAGGGACTGCTGAAAGACGCTGCGAAAAAGGCGGGCCTGAAAGGTCGTGTCCGCGTGCAGGAGACCGGATGCCTCGACCAGTGCGAGCATGCGCCGGTCGTGGTCGTCTACCCGGAGGCCGTGTGGTACGGCTTTGTGGGCAAGAAAGACCTTGTCGAGATCGTCGAGCAGCACCTGGTTGGCGGCAAACCGGTGGAGCGTCTGCGCCTGCCGGAGTCATGCATCAACAACGAGCATTGCCCGCACCGCGAGAAGAAGTAG
- a CDS encoding HAD family acid phosphatase produces the protein MRTKAGWWAVAVMTTATVMQAQQIVVPTDHYGPPTTCKLRDKSGALTLPATPADPAKIAAAHGEQGIGEGVQPAGMTVLSFDEPVQNLQFSYDAMREYTDCVGTRGCYWSDLDAQYRRAESTLADQVKQAKKGEKLAVVMDIDETTLSGYCEMRREDFHYDGKAFNAWVVSEEASVAIPGAKRLFDEARHLGVTVFFITGRDGATEPGKTVDQTAQTAHNLKLAGFDGYGGLYLRPADMLHGKTIAYKSAMREKIIAQGYRIVMSIGDQWSDLLGAPQATVSVKLPNPMYFIP, from the coding sequence ATGCGGACTAAAGCAGGATGGTGGGCCGTCGCGGTGATGACCACGGCGACCGTGATGCAGGCACAGCAAATTGTTGTTCCGACAGATCACTACGGCCCACCGACCACCTGCAAGCTCCGCGACAAATCAGGCGCACTGACGCTGCCCGCGACTCCCGCCGACCCCGCGAAGATCGCCGCCGCACATGGCGAGCAAGGTATCGGCGAGGGTGTTCAACCTGCCGGAATGACCGTGCTGTCGTTCGACGAACCGGTGCAGAACCTGCAGTTCAGCTACGACGCCATGCGCGAGTACACCGACTGCGTCGGTACGCGGGGATGCTACTGGTCCGATCTGGACGCACAGTATCGACGCGCCGAATCTACTTTGGCGGACCAGGTCAAGCAGGCGAAGAAGGGGGAGAAGCTCGCCGTCGTCATGGACATCGACGAGACCACGCTGAGCGGCTATTGCGAGATGCGCCGTGAAGACTTCCACTACGACGGCAAGGCCTTCAATGCGTGGGTGGTGAGCGAGGAAGCGAGCGTCGCAATCCCGGGAGCAAAGAGGCTCTTCGACGAAGCCAGGCATCTCGGCGTGACGGTCTTCTTCATCACCGGGCGCGACGGTGCGACCGAGCCTGGTAAGACGGTCGACCAGACCGCACAGACGGCGCACAACCTGAAGCTGGCCGGATTCGACGGCTACGGTGGACTGTACCTGCGTCCTGCAGACATGCTGCATGGCAAGACGATCGCCTACAAGTCCGCGATGCGCGAGAAGATCATCGCGCAAGGCTATCGCATCGTGATGAGCATCGGCGACCAGTGGAGCGACCTGCTTGGCGCCCCGCAGGCGACGGTGAGCGTGAAGCTGCCAAACCCGATGTACTTCATTCCGTAA
- a CDS encoding VWA domain-containing protein, whose amino-acid sequence MGLLKSQVWGSVLAVLLPLGAATPVRAQQTTPATKSPDLTHDSDPVPSADPDKKIVTATPQQTQAPSSSVGQITEENGEFTLRTGAYEVRLNASVVDSRGVPVDSLPKSAFQVYEDGVQQNILGFRHEDLPVSLGIVIDSSGSMYDKRAAVDAASIDLVRLSNPQDEAFLVDFSSEPYLDQDFTSNVAQLQKGLAYVKSSGGTALYDAVVASADHLAKSAKNSKQVLLIVTDGDDNASTNATLEAAIRRVQNLDGPVIYCIGLLFGDDVSHSEAKHSRQVLTELANQTGGAAYFPKSLKEVDDIAKDVAADIRTQYTISYRSTNPPQNGGYRQVHVEAKEKGFRNLTVRTRAGYFPKIAKAPAAPSK is encoded by the coding sequence ATGGGTCTTTTGAAGAGCCAGGTGTGGGGAAGTGTTCTTGCTGTTCTTTTGCCGCTGGGTGCGGCGACGCCGGTGCGTGCTCAGCAAACGACTCCCGCGACGAAGAGCCCCGATCTCACGCACGATAGTGACCCCGTTCCGTCCGCCGACCCGGACAAGAAGATCGTGACGGCCACGCCGCAGCAAACGCAGGCCCCGAGCTCCAGTGTGGGACAGATCACCGAAGAAAACGGCGAATTCACGCTGCGTACAGGCGCGTACGAAGTACGTCTCAATGCATCGGTCGTTGACTCCCGCGGTGTACCTGTGGATTCGTTGCCGAAGTCGGCCTTTCAGGTCTACGAAGATGGTGTGCAGCAGAACATCCTCGGATTCCGCCATGAGGATTTGCCGGTATCGCTGGGTATCGTCATCGACAGCTCTGGTTCGATGTACGACAAACGCGCCGCTGTGGATGCGGCGTCGATCGATCTCGTCCGGCTGTCCAATCCGCAGGATGAAGCTTTCCTCGTGGATTTCTCGTCGGAGCCTTATCTTGATCAGGACTTCACGAGCAACGTCGCTCAACTGCAGAAGGGGCTCGCGTATGTGAAGTCCAGCGGCGGTACGGCGCTTTATGACGCTGTGGTCGCTTCGGCGGACCATCTGGCGAAGTCGGCGAAGAACAGCAAGCAGGTTCTGCTGATCGTGACTGACGGCGATGACAATGCCTCGACGAACGCCACGCTGGAAGCGGCGATCCGCCGTGTGCAGAACCTCGATGGCCCGGTCATTTATTGCATCGGTTTGCTCTTTGGTGATGATGTCTCCCATAGCGAAGCGAAGCATTCGCGGCAGGTGTTGACGGAGCTTGCGAACCAGACCGGCGGCGCAGCGTACTTTCCGAAGTCGCTGAAGGAAGTGGACGACATCGCGAAGGACGTAGCGGCGGATATTCGTACGCAGTACACGATCAGCTATCGCTCCACGAACCCGCCGCAGAACGGCGGCTACCGCCAGGTGCACGTCGAGGCGAAGGAGAAGGGTTTCCGCAACCTGACGGTGCGTACACGCGCGGGCTACTTCCCGAAGATCGCCAAGGCACCTGCGGCACCTTCCAAATAA
- a CDS encoding carboxymuconolactone decarboxylase family protein, whose translation MPERLRYTEIAPEGVAALRGFGHYLNIATTLDPVLKALIELRVSQINGCEFCTEAHKHELQKHHEPDSRIDSVAVWATSDAFTPREKAAFAWAETLTRLPDGNNASDAEYEAIREFFDGKDLVDLTLAIANINVWNRLGLAFRPQWDPKKASKPKDGEMRDAVDDDGGKVAED comes from the coding sequence ATGCCCGAACGCCTCCGCTACACCGAGATTGCCCCCGAGGGCGTAGCCGCACTCCGTGGTTTCGGTCACTACCTCAACATCGCCACCACGCTCGACCCGGTGCTGAAGGCGCTTATCGAGCTCCGCGTTTCGCAAATCAACGGCTGCGAGTTCTGCACGGAAGCGCATAAGCATGAGTTACAGAAGCATCATGAGCCTGACTCGCGCATCGATTCCGTCGCTGTATGGGCAACGAGCGACGCGTTCACGCCGCGTGAGAAAGCGGCCTTCGCCTGGGCTGAAACGCTGACGCGCCTGCCCGACGGCAACAACGCCAGCGACGCGGAGTACGAAGCCATCCGGGAGTTCTTCGACGGCAAAGACCTCGTCGACCTCACGCTCGCCATCGCCAACATCAACGTGTGGAACCGTCTCGGCCTGGCGTTCCGCCCGCAGTGGGATCCGAAGAAGGCCTCCAAGCCGAAGGACGGCGAGATGCGCGATGCGGTCGACGACGACGGCGGCAAGGTCGCCGAAGACTAG
- a CDS encoding DUF1015 domain-containing protein, with translation MARLYPFRALRYDTTRVNMADVVTQPYDKISPAMQDAYYAASPYNLIRVILGKKKSTDDEIENVYSRAAATLKAWREEEILKPEAEPALYGYSQTYTVPGTEEVRERRGFIGLGHLHDYADKVVYRHEQTFPKHKSDRLSLFKATRAYCEQIYMLYSDPTFTAEELIFGSKAGGATKAADLEITDEYNVVHRVWKLADPALIQQVLAAMDDKWLLIADGHHRYETSTTYMQERAAELGIDPKSAQPKLDENGLPVPAFPEAAMMMTFVNADAPGITILPTHRVVFGLNDFNGRAFAEKASTYFDVEEIPNTTDGHYPGAPTLLAKLAGKPGVAFVAATREGDFLLTPKADAIAPLLAKLSPRQAALDVTQLHKVVLENMLGLSEETVRAGSNVRYVREATEALQQVGSGNADVAFLIKPVTLEQMKDISLNLEVMPQKSTDFYPKLLSGLAMYTLD, from the coding sequence ATGGCTCGTCTGTATCCTTTCCGCGCCCTTCGTTACGACACCACCCGCGTCAACATGGCTGATGTGGTTACTCAGCCTTACGACAAGATCTCGCCCGCGATGCAGGATGCCTACTACGCGGCCAGCCCTTACAACCTCATCCGCGTCATTCTCGGCAAGAAGAAGTCCACCGATGACGAGATCGAGAACGTCTACAGCCGCGCAGCCGCAACGCTCAAAGCCTGGCGCGAAGAAGAGATTCTGAAGCCGGAAGCCGAGCCCGCGCTGTACGGCTACTCGCAGACCTACACCGTCCCCGGCACGGAAGAAGTTCGCGAGCGCCGCGGTTTCATCGGCCTCGGCCACCTGCACGACTATGCCGACAAGGTCGTCTATCGTCACGAGCAGACCTTCCCCAAGCACAAGTCGGATCGCCTCTCGCTCTTCAAGGCAACGCGCGCATATTGCGAGCAGATTTACATGCTCTACTCGGACCCGACCTTCACGGCGGAAGAGTTGATCTTCGGCTCGAAGGCCGGCGGGGCCACCAAGGCTGCGGACCTCGAGATCACTGACGAGTACAACGTAGTGCACCGCGTCTGGAAGCTGGCCGACCCTGCGCTGATCCAGCAGGTGCTCGCCGCGATGGACGACAAGTGGCTGCTGATCGCTGACGGTCACCATCGCTACGAGACCTCGACGACCTACATGCAGGAGCGCGCCGCAGAACTCGGCATCGACCCGAAGTCGGCTCAGCCGAAGCTCGACGAGAACGGCCTGCCCGTTCCCGCATTCCCTGAAGCCGCGATGATGATGACCTTCGTCAACGCCGACGCGCCCGGCATCACGATCCTGCCGACGCATCGCGTTGTCTTCGGCCTCAATGACTTCAACGGCCGAGCGTTTGCCGAGAAGGCTTCGACGTACTTCGACGTCGAGGAAATCCCGAACACGACCGACGGCCACTACCCCGGCGCACCGACGCTGCTTGCAAAGCTTGCTGGCAAGCCAGGCGTGGCCTTCGTCGCTGCGACGCGCGAGGGTGACTTCCTGCTTACGCCGAAGGCTGATGCGATCGCTCCGCTGCTGGCAAAGCTTTCACCACGCCAGGCTGCGCTCGACGTCACGCAGCTTCACAAGGTTGTGCTCGAGAATATGCTCGGCCTTAGCGAAGAGACGGTCCGCGCCGGCTCGAACGTACGCTACGTCCGTGAAGCTACCGAAGCCCTGCAGCAGGTGGGCAGCGGCAATGCTGATGTCGCCTTCCTCATCAAGCCCGTTACGCTCGAGCAGATGAAGGACATCTCGCTGAACCTCGAAGTGATGCCGCAGAAGTCCACCGACTTCTATCCGAAGCTGCTCTCGGGTCTGGCGATGTATACGCTGGACTAG
- a CDS encoding MBL fold metallo-hydrolase: protein MSLLLRAKKIEGKFQNPAPTVMAGFSMAFKVLPLYLKNREESTPRNAIGPFHTDSLIYASEPHTGMRLTWFGHSSVLLEIDGFRVLMDPIWEKGAGPFGVFGPKRFFAPTMRLEDLPPLDVVLVSHDHYDHFGAKTLKRLNELPQTLGARWVTSLGVDQRLQKLGVPTERITALNWTETVELGHGEHKLRVTSWPARHFSGRGLGDRFKTLWGSFVLEGEKHRVYFGADSGYWDGFAEIGAQYDRFDLVMLEIGAFHPLWSAIHLGPDNAAKAFADMGGSAKCGVLFPIHWGLFNLALHAWRQPIEELLSLEDGKDLRLWLPKPGVPTDFDAENPSRELWWKQY from the coding sequence ATGTCCCTTTTGTTGCGCGCGAAAAAGATTGAAGGCAAGTTTCAGAACCCAGCACCCACGGTGATGGCCGGGTTCAGTATGGCCTTCAAGGTGTTGCCGCTGTACCTGAAGAACCGCGAAGAGAGCACACCGCGCAACGCGATTGGCCCTTTCCACACCGACAGCCTTATCTACGCGAGCGAGCCGCACACCGGCATGCGTCTGACGTGGTTCGGACATTCTTCCGTGCTGCTCGAGATCGACGGCTTTCGCGTCCTGATGGACCCGATCTGGGAGAAGGGCGCTGGCCCATTCGGCGTCTTCGGCCCGAAGCGCTTCTTTGCGCCGACGATGCGACTGGAAGACCTGCCGCCACTCGACGTCGTGCTCGTCTCGCATGATCACTACGACCACTTCGGCGCGAAGACCCTGAAGCGTTTGAACGAGCTGCCACAAACCCTCGGCGCGCGCTGGGTCACGTCACTCGGCGTGGACCAACGCCTGCAGAAGCTCGGCGTGCCGACCGAGCGCATCACCGCGCTGAACTGGACCGAGACTGTAGAGCTTGGGCATGGAGAGCACAAACTCCGCGTCACCTCGTGGCCTGCACGCCATTTCTCCGGTCGCGGCCTGGGGGATCGCTTCAAGACGCTTTGGGGATCGTTTGTGCTGGAGGGAGAGAAGCACCGCGTCTACTTCGGTGCGGACTCCGGCTATTGGGACGGTTTTGCGGAGATCGGCGCGCAGTACGATCGCTTTGATTTGGTCATGCTGGAGATTGGCGCCTTCCATCCGCTTTGGTCGGCGATCCACCTTGGTCCCGACAACGCGGCCAAGGCATTCGCTGACATGGGTGGCTCCGCGAAGTGCGGCGTACTGTTTCCAATTCATTGGGGGCTCTTCAACCTCGCACTCCACGCGTGGCGTCAGCCGATCGAGGAATTATTGTCACTTGAGGATGGAAAGGATCTGCGTCTCTGGTTACCGAAGCCTGGCGTGCCTACCGACTTTGACGCCGAGAACCCCTCTCGCGAGTTGTGGTGGAAGCAGTATTAG